A window of the Roseovarius sp. S88 genome harbors these coding sequences:
- the leuB gene encoding 3-isopropylmalate dehydrogenase: protein MSTPSLLILPGDGIGPEVMVEVRKVIDWFGAKRDLKFEVSEDLVGGAAYDAHGAPLHDETMAKAQEVDAVLLGAVGGPKYDDLDFSVKPERGLLRLRKDMDLYANLRPAQCFDALADFSSLKKDVVAGLDIMIVRELTSGVYFGEPRGIFEEGNERVGINTQRYTESEIERVARSAFELAMRRNRKVCSMEKANVMESGILWREVTTRVSSDYPNVELSHMYADNGAMQLVRAPKQFDVILTDNLFGDILSDCAAMLTGSLGMLPSASLGAPMANGRPKALYEPVHGSAPDITGQGKANPIACILSFAMALRYSFDAGEDAARLEGAVNAVLADGIRTADLLGEEGVSPVSTSEMGDAVITALDATI, encoded by the coding sequence ATGAGCACTCCTTCGCTTCTTATTCTTCCCGGAGACGGAATTGGCCCCGAAGTGATGGTTGAAGTTCGGAAAGTCATCGATTGGTTTGGCGCGAAACGCGACCTCAAATTCGAAGTGAGCGAAGATTTGGTGGGCGGTGCCGCCTATGACGCACATGGCGCGCCTTTGCATGATGAAACGATGGCAAAAGCACAAGAGGTCGACGCCGTTTTGCTGGGCGCTGTCGGAGGTCCGAAATACGATGATCTGGACTTCTCTGTTAAGCCCGAACGCGGCCTTTTGCGCCTTCGCAAAGATATGGATCTCTACGCCAACCTGCGCCCGGCGCAGTGTTTTGATGCGCTCGCTGATTTTTCCAGCCTCAAGAAAGATGTCGTTGCTGGCCTCGACATCATGATCGTACGAGAGTTGACATCTGGCGTCTATTTCGGTGAGCCGCGTGGGATTTTCGAAGAAGGCAACGAACGGGTTGGCATCAACACGCAACGTTATACAGAGTCAGAAATCGAGCGCGTGGCACGGTCGGCCTTCGAACTGGCGATGCGTCGCAATAGAAAAGTGTGCTCGATGGAAAAAGCCAATGTTATGGAATCCGGAATTCTGTGGCGCGAGGTGACAACACGTGTGTCCTCCGACTATCCCAATGTTGAGCTCAGCCATATGTACGCAGACAACGGGGCAATGCAGCTTGTCCGCGCGCCCAAGCAGTTTGACGTGATCCTGACCGACAACCTTTTTGGGGATATCCTGTCGGACTGTGCAGCTATGCTGACCGGATCGCTTGGCATGTTACCGTCGGCATCGCTCGGCGCACCTATGGCCAATGGCCGCCCCAAAGCGCTTTATGAACCGGTCCACGGGTCTGCCCCGGATATCACCGGACAGGGCAAGGCCAACCCGATCGCATGCATACTCAGTTTCGCCATGGCGCTGCGGTATTCATTCGACGCAGGCGAAGATGCCGCGCGTTTGGAAGGGGCCGTCAATGCTGTGCTTGCCGACGGTATACGAACGGCCGATCTTCTGGGCGAAGAAGGTGTCAGCCCTGTCTCTACTTCGGAAATGGGTGACGCGGTGATTACCGCGCTGGACGCAACCATCTGA
- a CDS encoding GNAT family N-acetyltransferase has protein sequence MQVRDYTPDQADAFLTLYRACLKHYKIPTATPAQEARVVTLLDSERHMSCLMAYEDDQPLGFATWVLTFPACASLALYMKEIFVLGTARSKGVGRALLDALLHRAEAEGCIRMDWQTDVSNEQSQTFYDNVRAPKFDKITYRVSRDDFADFRKQLVRPLAK, from the coding sequence ATGCAAGTCCGCGACTATACCCCTGATCAAGCTGACGCTTTTCTCACACTATACCGCGCCTGTTTGAAGCACTACAAAATTCCAACAGCCACGCCTGCACAGGAAGCCCGTGTTGTCACCTTGCTTGATTCTGAGCGCCATATGTCTTGCCTTATGGCTTACGAAGATGATCAACCGCTTGGGTTTGCGACCTGGGTTCTGACGTTCCCGGCGTGCGCCAGTCTTGCTCTCTACATGAAGGAAATATTTGTACTTGGCACTGCCCGCAGCAAAGGCGTTGGTCGGGCATTACTTGATGCGCTCCTGCACCGCGCTGAGGCCGAAGGATGCATTCGGATGGACTGGCAAACAGATGTAAGCAACGAACAGTCTCAAACCTTTTACGACAATGTACGCGCTCCAAAGTTTGACAAAATTACATATCGTGTTTCCAGAGACGATTTTGCTGATTTTCGAAAACAGTTGGTCCGCCCGCTTGCAAAATAA
- a CDS encoding TRAP transporter small permease: MEVIGGMGEIISSLFGGDAFSLQSSLRGNPGLWPLGLIVTLLGGALVAYIYKVVPFIERKLEPTVMVVAYLAIGYIIFAGVVQRFYLNGQPAWSTTLPPFLFLIMTWVGCSYNVKLRTHLAFAEFRKAMPRAGQLFCLLLDAVLWLGFAWIVVVTTFQETVRAAANFAIMLGTDDIMQWWFLGTVPVAFILLAARVIENVKKDLRKYREGGEMIEAAVIGGDA, translated from the coding sequence ATGGAAGTTATTGGTGGTATGGGGGAGATTATATCTTCCCTGTTCGGAGGGGACGCGTTCAGCCTGCAAAGCTCGCTGCGCGGCAATCCTGGACTTTGGCCTCTTGGGCTGATTGTGACTTTGCTTGGAGGCGCCTTGGTGGCCTACATCTACAAAGTCGTGCCGTTCATAGAACGAAAATTAGAACCAACAGTGATGGTCGTGGCATATCTCGCTATCGGCTACATAATTTTTGCTGGTGTTGTGCAACGGTTTTACCTGAACGGACAACCCGCGTGGTCGACGACGTTGCCTCCGTTTTTGTTCCTCATCATGACGTGGGTCGGGTGTAGCTATAATGTTAAGCTCAGAACCCACCTTGCCTTTGCAGAATTCCGCAAGGCAATGCCAAGGGCTGGCCAACTCTTTTGCTTGCTCCTGGACGCTGTTCTTTGGCTCGGCTTTGCCTGGATTGTGGTTGTCACGACATTCCAGGAAACCGTTCGTGCGGCGGCAAACTTTGCCATCATGTTGGGTACAGACGACATCATGCAATGGTGGTTTCTCGGAACAGTTCCCGTTGCCTTCATACTTTTGGCAGCGCGCGTGATCGAAAACGTGAAAAAAGACCTTCGCAAGTATCGTGAGGGTGGCGAAATGATCGAAGCCGCTGTGATCGGAGGTGACGCATGA
- a CDS encoding TRAP transporter substrate-binding protein, translating to MGVYDRIKGVTRRDFFRIAGTYGMSSTLMAAGAFGGAMTAANLAKAAESTYDKRFSKEPKFTLKFGAAGFNQDNLLIERAGCLEFARDLEERTDGEIRIEFIGNNQICGQLSCVEKAQQGIVDIYAASTQNSAGGAPYLNVLDYAYMFRSRADQYYFMYSPESQRILRDPFEKMHGLKFLFTHAELRGIQLGLSWEDKDTVTSIDQLAGTKNRVTGTQLGRIAMNALNLNPVPVAWEETLDGLKQGLIDGAETWASAVAYANMSPVVSQCVDLRFFCGTEHTAMNAATFDSLGGELQDAVMEASYLSQVHVQAANEAALVNTVGFTHPHQGPDTIFAKNNVRVAALSDEEIKKAEEMCSPEFQPQLWEEWRERINGWAGGIDTYQDIYTEVRNNPHTLAENVEPRRWWRG from the coding sequence ATGGGAGTTTACGATCGCATCAAAGGCGTGACGCGCCGCGATTTCTTTAGAATAGCAGGGACTTACGGGATGAGCTCTACGCTCATGGCCGCCGGTGCCTTTGGCGGGGCGATGACCGCCGCCAACCTGGCTAAGGCAGCAGAATCAACCTACGATAAGCGATTCTCGAAAGAACCTAAGTTCACGCTGAAGTTTGGTGCCGCTGGTTTCAACCAAGATAACTTGCTGATCGAGCGCGCTGGCTGTCTCGAATTTGCGCGTGATCTCGAAGAGCGCACGGACGGTGAAATCCGTATTGAATTCATCGGCAACAACCAGATCTGTGGTCAGCTGTCCTGTGTTGAGAAAGCACAGCAAGGCATCGTCGACATCTATGCGGCATCCACGCAGAACTCTGCGGGCGGCGCGCCGTACCTCAACGTTCTGGACTACGCGTACATGTTCCGTAGCCGTGCGGACCAGTATTACTTCATGTATTCGCCCGAAAGTCAGCGCATCCTGCGTGACCCGTTCGAAAAGATGCATGGCTTGAAGTTCCTCTTCACCCACGCAGAACTGCGCGGCATTCAGTTGGGCCTTTCCTGGGAAGACAAGGACACAGTCACCAGCATTGACCAGCTTGCTGGCACGAAGAACCGTGTAACAGGTACACAGCTTGGCCGTATCGCCATGAACGCTCTGAACCTGAACCCGGTTCCGGTCGCTTGGGAAGAAACCCTCGATGGTCTGAAGCAAGGTCTCATCGACGGTGCTGAAACATGGGCGTCGGCTGTGGCATATGCCAACATGTCGCCAGTGGTTTCGCAGTGTGTTGACCTGCGGTTCTTCTGCGGCACAGAGCACACAGCGATGAATGCTGCAACCTTCGACAGCCTGGGTGGTGAACTGCAGGACGCGGTTATGGAAGCTTCCTACCTGTCGCAGGTCCACGTGCAGGCGGCCAACGAAGCCGCACTGGTCAACACAGTTGGTTTCACGCATCCACACCAAGGTCCAGACACTATCTTTGCGAAAAACAACGTACGTGTGGCCGCATTGTCGGACGAAGAAATCAAGAAAGCCGAAGAAATGTGCTCGCCAGAATTCCAGCCTCAGCTCTGGGAAGAGTGGCGCGAACGCATCAATGGTTGGGCGGGTGGCATCGACACCTACCAAGACATTTACACCGAAGTGCGCAACAACCCGCATACTTTGGCAGAAAATGTCGAGCCTCGCCGCTGGTGGAGAGGCTAA
- a CDS encoding DUF2167 domain-containing protein, protein MYFKQLCCGAILATCVSSAAFAISVKEAYPDQYSLETPEWQAVLDTIDLKQGVQNLPRVTLDVPDDYYFVNSKDAETILHDIWGNPPGDFVLGMLFHKDGYFIENWGVEVFYEDTGYVSDSDAADMDYDALLANLRSDMQSENKWREQNGYERIELLGWAEPPHYEAEEHKLYWAKELAFEGYETNVLNYNIRVLGREGVLVLNFIADIENLAEVKSAAPDVLDMPSFTPGNTYADFNPSTDAVAAYGIGGLIAGKAAAKTGLLAAGVLLLKKFWFVLLIPLIGLKNVIFGRRA, encoded by the coding sequence ATGTATTTCAAACAGCTATGTTGTGGAGCGATTCTGGCGACATGTGTGTCGTCTGCAGCCTTCGCTATTTCTGTCAAAGAGGCATATCCGGACCAGTATAGTCTAGAAACGCCTGAATGGCAGGCGGTCTTGGACACCATCGACCTGAAACAGGGCGTACAAAACCTCCCGCGGGTGACGCTGGATGTGCCGGACGACTATTATTTTGTGAATTCCAAGGACGCCGAGACAATTCTGCACGATATCTGGGGCAACCCGCCGGGCGACTTTGTGTTAGGTATGTTATTTCACAAGGATGGTTATTTCATCGAAAACTGGGGTGTAGAGGTGTTCTATGAGGATACCGGCTATGTTTCAGATAGCGATGCCGCAGACATGGACTATGACGCGCTACTCGCCAATTTGCGCAGTGACATGCAGTCTGAAAACAAATGGCGCGAACAAAACGGTTACGAAAGAATCGAGCTGCTTGGATGGGCTGAACCGCCGCATTATGAAGCCGAAGAGCACAAACTCTACTGGGCCAAGGAACTGGCATTCGAAGGGTATGAGACCAACGTATTGAACTACAATATTCGTGTTCTCGGACGTGAGGGCGTATTGGTTCTGAATTTTATTGCAGATATTGAAAATCTTGCAGAAGTCAAATCTGCGGCACCAGATGTACTAGACATGCCCAGTTTCACGCCGGGCAACACCTATGCAGACTTTAACCCATCGACAGACGCGGTTGCTGCATATGGGATCGGCGGTTTGATTGCGGGCAAAGCGGCGGCCAAGACCGGTTTGTTGGCGGCGGGTGTTTTGTTGCTAAAGAAATTTTGGTTCGTTTTGCTGATCCCCCTGATTGGCCTGAAGAACGTCATCTTCGGCCGCCGTGCATAG
- a CDS encoding endonuclease/exonuclease/phosphatase family protein produces the protein MSMAQDRLRVATYNTELSRDGPGLLLRDIVSEKNEQVEAVARVIAVNQPDVILLQNIDYDHDLLNLRALRDRVSAYGHDMPYGFANPPNTGIATRLDMNGDGNVELPKDAQSFGAFEGQGGMAILSRHQINEIAVRDFSSIVWRDVPNALVPNKDQGPFPSNEAQNVQRLSSTGHWIIPVATDRGRIYLMTFHAGPPVFDGPEDRNGRRNHDEIVFWRHVMDGMMGAVPEPFVILGNANLDPVDGEGRTEAIASLLADKRLQDPRPMRKQSAPQIENLAGDPNLHTVAWPLDGPGHKRVSYILPDASLLVLASGVYWPRLDSTAGQLVAKASRHRLVWVDLAWE, from the coding sequence ATGTCCATGGCGCAGGACCGTTTGCGTGTAGCAACCTATAACACTGAGCTGTCGCGTGATGGGCCTGGTCTGTTGTTAAGAGATATTGTTTCAGAAAAGAACGAACAGGTCGAAGCGGTTGCACGTGTGATCGCGGTCAATCAGCCAGACGTGATCCTCTTGCAAAACATCGATTACGATCATGATTTGCTAAACTTACGCGCGCTGAGAGACCGGGTGTCAGCCTATGGTCACGACATGCCTTATGGCTTTGCAAATCCACCCAACACCGGCATTGCAACCAGGTTGGACATGAATGGCGATGGTAATGTCGAACTGCCAAAAGACGCCCAAAGCTTTGGTGCATTTGAAGGGCAGGGCGGCATGGCCATTCTGTCTCGGCATCAGATCAACGAGATAGCGGTCAGGGACTTTAGCTCGATAGTGTGGCGCGATGTGCCCAACGCTCTCGTGCCGAATAAAGATCAAGGGCCGTTTCCATCAAATGAGGCCCAAAACGTACAACGGTTATCGAGCACTGGACACTGGATTATTCCGGTGGCAACGGACCGTGGGCGAATTTACCTGATGACGTTTCATGCGGGCCCGCCTGTGTTTGACGGACCAGAGGACCGCAACGGTCGCCGCAATCATGATGAGATCGTGTTTTGGCGCCATGTGATGGACGGAATGATGGGTGCGGTACCGGAACCTTTTGTGATCCTGGGCAACGCCAATCTGGATCCGGTGGATGGCGAGGGGAGGACAGAGGCCATCGCCAGCCTACTGGCTGACAAACGTCTTCAGGATCCGCGACCAATGCGCAAACAATCTGCACCACAGATTGAAAATTTAGCCGGAGATCCCAATCTCCATACCGTCGCTTGGCCATTGGATGGCCCTGGCCACAAACGAGTGAGTTACATTCTACCCGATGCGTCGCTTTTGGTTTTGGCATCCGGAGTCTACTGGCCGCGCTTAGATAGTACTGCGGGACAACTCGTCGCCAAAGCGAGCCGACACAGATTGGTCTGGGTTGACTTGGCATGGGAATAA
- a CDS encoding TRAP transporter large permease: MSDPTIITLISIAVTILFMMGVPVFLVIAYWVIGMSFLLELQLLNTGAALQDVFTDGFALLAMPLFILTGDLINRSGIARRLSDFAYSCLGWIRGGLAMASLGACGLFAAISGSNSATTATIGSMLHPEMVKGGYDERFSAATAAAGGTVGIIIPPSIIFIVYGFLMNLPISDLFVAGIIPGAMMVGGMMLACFIICWRNGWGYLIALSPFRVFKTALGAWLGFFAIGLVLWGIYTGKFSPTEAAGVTVGFGIIAGLASWVVSKALNMDQEKDWSEKSPAAMLVVEGFTIPQIPGIVMRSAQITGILAPLIAISVVMQQILSLLGAQQVIGDFVTSMGGYHAVLFTAMAIVFFSGMILESLPVTIILAPILAPIAASVGVDPVHFSVIFLVGASIGFITPPYGLNLYVASGVTGVPYFRLLRYTVPYLVALIGVWILVALTPDLALMLLPER; encoded by the coding sequence ATGAGCGATCCAACCATCATCACACTTATTTCGATCGCCGTCACCATCCTGTTCATGATGGGTGTTCCGGTCTTCCTAGTCATCGCCTATTGGGTGATCGGCATGTCCTTTTTGCTGGAACTGCAACTCCTGAATACGGGTGCGGCGCTTCAGGACGTATTCACGGATGGCTTTGCTCTGCTTGCAATGCCTCTGTTCATCCTGACCGGAGACTTGATCAACCGCTCTGGGATCGCGCGGCGGCTTAGTGACTTTGCCTATTCCTGTCTTGGATGGATACGAGGCGGATTGGCTATGGCGTCTCTTGGCGCTTGTGGTCTGTTTGCTGCGATCTCAGGTTCCAACTCGGCGACCACGGCCACGATCGGCTCGATGCTTCATCCAGAGATGGTCAAAGGCGGATACGACGAACGCTTTAGCGCGGCGACTGCGGCCGCAGGCGGTACTGTCGGGATTATCATCCCACCGTCGATCATCTTCATCGTGTATGGCTTCTTGATGAACTTGCCGATCTCTGACTTGTTCGTTGCCGGGATCATTCCGGGCGCGATGATGGTTGGTGGCATGATGCTGGCTTGCTTCATCATTTGCTGGCGCAACGGCTGGGGATACCTGATCGCTCTGAGCCCCTTCCGGGTCTTCAAGACAGCACTTGGCGCTTGGCTTGGTTTCTTTGCGATTGGACTGGTTCTATGGGGTATCTACACCGGCAAGTTCTCACCAACCGAAGCGGCGGGTGTGACCGTTGGGTTCGGTATTATCGCAGGTTTGGCGAGTTGGGTCGTCAGCAAGGCTCTGAACATGGATCAGGAAAAGGACTGGTCGGAAAAATCCCCTGCCGCGATGCTTGTGGTGGAAGGGTTTACCATTCCTCAGATTCCGGGCATCGTGATGCGATCTGCGCAGATCACCGGAATTCTAGCGCCGCTGATTGCGATTTCGGTCGTTATGCAACAGATCCTGTCTCTCTTGGGTGCACAACAAGTCATCGGTGACTTCGTGACATCCATGGGCGGTTATCATGCGGTATTGTTCACGGCGATGGCCATCGTGTTCTTCTCGGGCATGATCCTGGAATCCTTGCCAGTGACGATCATTCTAGCCCCAATCCTGGCCCCGATCGCAGCAAGCGTGGGTGTGGATCCGGTGCACTTCTCGGTGATCTTCCTGGTGGGCGCCTCTATCGGGTTCATCACGCCGCCTTATGGCTTGAATCTGTATGTGGCATCGGGTGTGACCGGCGTTCCATATTTCCGCCTGCTGCGCTACACCGTACCCTACCTGGTGGCGCTCATCGGAGTTTGGATTTTGGTGGCACTAACTCCAGATCTGGCGTTGATGCTGCTGCCTGAACGTTAA
- a CDS encoding IclR family transcriptional regulator, which yields MAKGDANETKGQIPTNLRLLLLVEELAKAGAPMSPADLSLALDLPKPTVHRLLATAEDEGFIQRDVDGRSFGPGHRLRRLSANTLSSQRMRTERLAIMKRLAEQVGETCNLAAPGRYGMVYLDRVETHWPLRIQLPVGTQVPFHCTASGKLYLSSLRNDRLHRWISTVTLEKKTEFTISDPNNLLAELAETRARGYSTDDQEFMEDMAAIAVGIQDNTGRLLTTLSIHAPIQRKGLNDLKSHLPALKSACERLAQLI from the coding sequence ATGGCAAAAGGCGACGCAAACGAAACCAAAGGTCAAATTCCGACCAACCTGCGTTTGCTCTTACTCGTAGAAGAGCTGGCAAAGGCCGGGGCACCTATGTCTCCGGCCGACCTCAGCCTCGCTCTGGACTTGCCAAAGCCTACTGTCCACCGTCTTTTGGCCACGGCCGAAGACGAAGGGTTTATCCAAAGAGATGTCGATGGGCGGTCCTTCGGGCCTGGCCATCGACTACGTCGTTTGTCAGCCAACACGCTATCCTCTCAGCGCATGCGGACAGAGCGTCTGGCCATTATGAAACGGCTTGCCGAACAGGTGGGAGAGACTTGCAATCTCGCGGCACCGGGCCGGTACGGCATGGTGTATCTTGACCGGGTCGAAACACATTGGCCTTTGCGTATTCAGCTACCGGTTGGCACCCAAGTACCCTTCCACTGTACAGCCAGCGGCAAACTTTACCTGTCGTCCTTGCGCAATGACCGACTGCACCGTTGGATTTCGACCGTGACACTCGAAAAGAAAACCGAATTCACAATCTCTGATCCAAACAACCTATTGGCTGAACTTGCCGAAACCCGCGCACGGGGATATTCCACAGACGATCAGGAATTCATGGAAGACATGGCCGCCATTGCGGTGGGCATTCAGGACAACACCGGCCGGTTGCTGACCACTTTGTCGATCCATGCTCCTATACAGCGAAAAGGTCTGAACGATCTGAAATCGCATCTGCCCGCATTGAAATCGGCATGCGAGCGATTGGCGCAGTTGATTTAA